The DNA sequence cattacgcTAAATTCcccttgaccagaagctggccacttaagtgcctctggtgttgctgtaacaagatcctccattgtgcatgtcgCAGGGCCCAAACTGCATTGCggtaagtagtctgtggtttgttcttctccatactcacattgtgtataataatatagtacaataatatataatattactagctgtgcccggccacgcgttgctgtggcttttttttagtgatgttggtcaatctacattgggttttatttttgttgtgaccgtcaacaaaaattatacagtattatttattcatttattacattaaagacatatgataggatattacgctataacatatacgactatttcacaatattagtagtaatatatatatatatatatatattgttttgttttgttattagtattatattgtagtgtattataatattattagcagtattatatgtatatacaatgtattgtattatatatgtattgtattattatatatattaatatattgcaaattggccccagagtacggaatggccttgtagtttcaaagcttgggtggttccatgtgttagagggggggaatgctttgttgggaggtgctaggtggtcctgattgtttcctggatggaatttgtgtgttttcagactgttgttgtttatttactgtgctgagatgagagagtgatgagtacggaatggccttgtaggttcaaagtgtgggtggtttcctgtgtgaaggggggaatcctttggtgggaggtgttagatggccctgattgtttcctggatggaatagctgtgtttttagagtgttgatctttatttactgtcctgagatgatattgttgtgtattattgtaccacagtaattatttcatattacagtagaatctcacccaacattcgtttatgcaatgttctggattatgcaatggagtctgccttttaatagtcaatgtttttggagtgagtgtttttaatgtattgtgatattttggtggtaaatttgcaaatacagtaattactacatagcattactgcgcatggaactactttttgtgtcaaatttgttgtataacatgatgttttggtgtttaatttgtataatgatgacctaattcgatgtgtaattggttttcctgaatcccttcttattatccaacatatttatttatgcaacgttctgccggcttgtttatgttggataagtgagattctagtgtatatttataatgtgatattatttgtttagaagtggattatatgaggcgccttctgttataacaataataattattatagtcttgaatgattatcattgtgataaaaataataactacttattagttgttattatattgttgaatgattatcaatgttataataataattattaatttgtgaatgattattactataataataataataataattttctattattacgatttgttaatacattgttgaatgattgtcagtgttataataataagaactgactattattatgaattattatgttctcgaatgattatcagtattatactaataataaattagtattattattggtgattattacattcttaactgatgatcagttattatattaataattattacagggaagggaaaggtgagggcgatagggtttgagaggggaaaaaggggggcttctgaggcattggaggggttgtaatttgtgggtgagaacaacaacaacaataacaacaacagaaaagggggaagctcagcctgggccaactggggccttcccttgacttgttttgggcgccaacttccacccttcctggcctgaggctctttccttttccccatcagccgtttaaccgggtgagggggaaaaggaagggctcTGAGGCcaggaagggcgggggttggcgccccaaacaactcgaggggaggtccaggcctgctcgagggccgtgccctcctcttcccccctcaccttgaagagcttgaagacctccgagaagaaccgagaagggaggaggaggagagagggtgaggcgggggggggggctctgcggggccttcctcgcattggggggaggggagaggggcgggaggagggggcctgaacggcaaccggggccctccatgggccctgaggggggggagattgagggggagagggcagagagcgacgtgaggcccgcacgcctcccagcgtggcctcctccatcccgcgcccagcaaggaatcggccttcctgccttccttccttcagctctgaggcgaggtgtgtgtgtgcgcgcgcgggaagggatgggggggtgcgcgcaggcgcacatcgcctgttgcagtttttggccgtttgtggccctgtgattgtgtttgtcatataaatcttactggagccgcgcgagcgccataaagggttgaagcatggtgtttttgcgcatgcgtacttagttttggcattttttggtgttgtgatagtattttatgtgtaaatttgttgtatcttactggaggcggggatgatggattgcgttgccaattttcgagtttgggggggctgtagatttgttgttttgtccatcgccgtgatgccatcactcttttatatatatagatgcaatgctaataatataacatatattgtagatacatatattaatattgtaatgtaatacaatctagtaagaatacaatataatatataatattgtaatataatacaatattaatactgtatattaattataatactaCTGATATAAGATAAACTGATAATACTTTTTATTATTGTAGTAAGTGCCACAAGATCCTTTTGCAAACAGAACCCAGACTGACTGACATGAAAGAGggtcatataatatctttatgccactgctatataatccagtttctgaatacagGTTAACTGCATGGAActagttttatatggcagtgcagacccaTAGTATCCACTTAAAAGAAGCTAATTTAcatccagaaactggattacatggcagtatagatccaatgtgtagtcgaaggctttcatggcaggaatcaatgggttgcggtgagttttccgggctgtatggccatgttccaaaagcattctctcctgacctttcacccacatctatgacaggcatcttcagaggttgtgaagtctgttggaaactaggcaagtggggtttatatatctgtggaatgtctagggtgggagagaAAGCTaatgtctgcctgaggcaattgagaatgttgcaattggccaccctgattagaactgaatggccttgcagcttcaaagcctgggagaatcctttgttgggaggtgttaactggtcctgattgtttcctgtctggaattcccctgttttcagagcgttgttctttatttactgtcctgatttttagagtttttaaaaatactggtagccagattttattcattttcatggtttcctcttttctgttgaaattgtccacgtgcttgtggatgtcaatggcttctctgtgtgtacTCTGGCATGctagttgttaaagtggtccagcatgttctcaaataatatgctgtgtctaggttggttcaggcaggaagcagccgggctttgaagctgaagggccATTCAATGGTAATCCAGCTGGACAATTGCAACGCTCACACTtatctcaggcagacaagagttctttctcccatcctgggccTTCcatttgcctggtttccaacagacctcacaacctctgaggatgcctgtcacagatgtgggcgaaacgtcaggaaagaatgcttctggaacatggccatacagtccggaaaactcacagcaacccagtatagatccagcctgagggaAGTGCATCGTTTTTCTCCTCCTGTGGAAAGACATAGAGACAAGAAACAAAAGCTGCTCACGATATCATCCAGCTGCATACAGACGAGGTCGTCGTCCTTGCCAAAGCGAAGGACCAGGACTTTCTCCGCCACGGCTTTGATCGCCCCATCGACCTCCTCCTTGTTGGTGAGTTTGGGGAGAAAGAAACTCATGGCGAGGTAAACAGGGAAGGCTCCCAAGGAGCTAGTACGCATGCGCCGAAGGAGCTCGTACGCATGCGCCCAAAAATCTTTCCTGGGAAGAAGCAGCTTCGTCGTCCAACTGCAGTGCCTTCTGATTGGCTAGGAATGTGACCAATCGTCGAAATACAATTTAGCGCCTCACTTTCCCTTCGCCTGTTAACGGAACTATCGAGCAGCGTACTGACTTCCGGGGAAGGTGATTTTGGGCGGACCTAACATGTGTGGAGCCCGCGCGGCCTCAGTTCTTTAGGTGAGTCttaaccaggaatgggcaaacttgggccctccaggtgttttggacttcaactcccaccattcctcacagcctcaggccctttcctttcccgctTAAGcgactgagggggaaaaggaaggggcctgaggctgtgaggaatggtgggagttgaagtccaaaacacctggagggcccaagtttgcccatgcctggtcttaaCGGTACTCCTTTCCCACATAGGGGGAGAAGGTACATTACCCCCTTGGTATCCGCTGGGATTGGGTTTTGTATCTTCATTATGTACAATAACAAAAATATGCACAAATATTAGGAGCTAATGCTTAAAGATCGCGTTATCAATAAAATGTACGTATCTCtttcatatatatttattatccctttcatttttttttcctttagatTATTGACTGTCATGTTTTCTCCAGTTGGCATGGCTTTTGGACTTCACTTGTGAATTAGACACTGCTTATTTAGCAGATGTAAGTTAAGGAACGTGGTGcatattttgttttgtgtgtgtgaaagtaACCATAACAGGGACTGTTGGCTGGGAGTCTCCGGCGCTTGTGCTTGAATTTCTGCATGTAAATTCCTACACCAAATTTCCAATTTCGCTTCTGCACCACAATGAATTTTTtatgttgtatgctgctttgaatcccacccacagaagaaaagcaggatagaaatgaattaataataacaacaacaacactcacaATTCTTATATCTTAGATTTgccatttctctctctccttttttagcCATTATTTTTGGTGTAATACTTCTTCATGTTTGCCATCTGGCTGTTAGACAGATTCACCCATTCTTTCTTTCTGTATTAGAAGGCTGGAATCCATACTTCAGGTGATCACttttggagatagcaaccttctcaagtctCCTATATTTAATGATCgtttattttataatgtgtcagtttatttcctgaagtatatgTCTTATTTGGTTTGCAGTTATCTTGGCTCTATGTACTTAACAGAGTGGGAAGGCCTgtagaccatgtgactggttcagttaCAGTTTAGAATAGGCATGGGAAAactaaggcgggggggggggaaatcccccccccccgagtgCTTATCTCAGGGCCCCCTCTTTTTCCTGTCTTTTTGGCAAAATAACATGGTGGCTcgtcatgtccttatgccaaaaagatgggggaaggAAGGCATATAATAGCCGAgaaccctctggagcgctctcggcCACCATGTGTCTTGTTCTCTTCCCGACATAGGGATGGTGCAACCTCTTTTGTATGTCAGGAGGACGgctcgaggaaggcacacagcgggTGAAAgacctccagagcactctcagctgctGCCTGTGCCAGGAGGACAGCCCAAGAATCAGGAGGGAGGATAGGGTCGGCACTGcatgtcttgcctttctcctggcataaggatggggcgagcAGGCTCCTCCTTGTGCAGGGAGGACAATCTGAGGATGGCCTGGACCTCTCTTGGCCCTGCCTTCTCCCTGGCCCtccccacccagcatgtgcccggCCCAGCTCCCTTCTTGTCCAGCCCTTCTGGCTGATCCCACAATGTGGCCTCAAGGcaaagaagtttgcccatgcctagtttgaaatgtttagtttttaaaagatgacagaagacagttgaggctcaagtctgttagagtgcagaagccaatgttagaagttagaagtcagttaaGGGTTGGGTTTCTTTAGAAGTAGATTGTTATAAAAGAAAgctatacagagcaatatagtttggaagagactgttaaagacaaTAAGTTAAAggtacaaactgaaatgttttaaagcttaacctgacaagaaatgtacctgtatctttaaatacatgaagttatgagtaaacaaacatattattttcaaagaagtctgcttgaatctttgtctgctgaaagcatcaatagaaacaatatatatatgtgtgtgtgtgtgtgtgtgtgcccagTGATCATCCATTTCCCAAGAAACTAAAAGAACattcctgaaactctgctacccaataggttatgatcctaacaggtcataatcacCATTAAGTTGTGATCCttacaggtcataatccaatagcccAATAATCACATAGATTGAATGGTATGCATGTTTATTTCTGGAAACATAAGAGATCCCATGGTGGCAATATCTGTTCCTGGCTTTTATGTTGATTaagatcatagttggaagagaccataagggccaccCAGTCTAATCCCTGCCATGTGAAGGACACACAATGCAAGTACCCTCGACAGATGCACATCCAGTCTCCTCTTAAAAACCCACAGAGAAGAAGTGACTCCTGTATTCCCAAGCAGCATATTcactgctgaaaagctcttaccatcaggaacgttttcataatgtttaggtggaatctcttttcctgcagcgtGAATTCATTGCTTCATAGcccagggtgtatctacattgtaaaattaaccgccatggctcaatgctattagaatcatgggatttgtagtttggggtgaCACCAACACTTTgatggagaaggctaaagacctttaaaAGATAAACtcgtgattccatagtattgagcctgggccattaaagtggtgtcaaactgcattaattctacagtgtagatgtaccctttgtctccacagcagcagaaagcaagctttccccctcctcaGTATGATAGCCTCTCAAATATTTaggcatggctatcatgtcctttctcaaccatctcttctccaagctaaacatacccagcttcctcaGCTTTGCTTTtagacctttggccattttggttgccctcctctggacatgttccaacttgtcaatatccttcttgaattgtggtgcacagaactggacatagtactCCAGATGAAGTCTGACCAATACAGAATAGATCCAATTGCATTTGTGCTTCCATGTACTAATACtgattttttcttattttctttctataTTGCAGAAGTGCTGCACACCATATTTCCTACTATGAATACTTTAAATATGTATCTATTGAATGTTGTCCGAAGATCTGTACAGTTGGCTATACAAAATAGAATGAAAAAGGATATATTTTTAGTAACACCCAGCAAGGTGATGACTTGCAGGACATTGTTTTTGTCTGCTTGGTTGAACAAAAATACTGCACCAAGTATAACGGAGAAATTAGacttggatggatggaaagatgtAATGCGAACTACTGTGCAAGAAGAAATCAGGGAAGGAACATCCGAGAGTGAGGAAGACCCCCGTGTTGCAGCTACTAGGGAACTTATTGAGATGTGGAGGCTTTCAGGTAAAGCTGTTCCAGAAAATATCAGTGAACAGGACTTAAAGATCCTAATAGAATCTCCAACTAAAACTTCCAAAAAGAAATATTTACAATTCTTGGCTAAAAAAGAAATTctgaagaaagtcaagaaagaaaagaaggagaaacaAAAGGCAGAAAAAAGAGAATTAAATCCACCAACTCAGGAAGATGGTGATCGTGAactaaaaaatacatttctcttAAAGTTTTGGTCCAGATCAGAAGATGCTCTCTACAATTGGAGAGCTGCACAGGCTATGATCTTTGGTCAGCCTCTGGTGTTTGACATGGATTATGAAAACTGTATGTCACGTAGAGAAATGGAAAATGCAGTAAAACAGTTGTTGGAATCTGAAGGCATGAATCGTAGGGCTCTGGACCCATTTCACTTGCATTATTGCAATTTCAAGACAGATGGTGCCTATCACAAAGAATTGATCAAACGCTATGGTGATGCATGGGACAAGTTATTTGTGACAGTGACGGAAAAGGCTCATGTTGAGGTCTTCCCACAAGATCAACTTGTGTATTTGACTGCCGATTCTCCCAATGTAATGCAAAGGTTTGAGCATGATAAAATCTATATAATTGGATCCCTAGTTGATAAGTCTATACAGACAGGGGTCTCCCTCGCACGTGCAAAACGGCTGAACTTGGCAACAGCCCGACTTCCTTTGGACAAATACTTGCAGTGGGAGGAAGGAGCGAAAAATCTCACTCTGAATCAGATGGTGTCTATCTTACTAACCCTGAAAGATACTGGAGACTGGAAGAAAGCTTTGCAGTTTGTTCCAACCAGGAAACATGCAGGCTTCATGGATGTGTCTTTTTCAAAGAATCAGATTGAGGCATGGAAGAAGTCGAAAATACATGAGAGAAGAGTGAGCCAAGAAAAGTCTCAGAAATCATTTTCAGCAGATTCTTCCAGACAACAAGTACAGAAGAAGTGGTGGGAAGATATATCTGAATAGCATATTAGTCAGCCTGTTATGCCTGATTGAAATCTAATTTAAATCATTGTTTAGCTTTTCACTATTTGAAAAGTTTCTCTAGCACTCTCAAGACACCGTGGTTTTGACAAGAACGTGTTCAACTTTTCTTCAAAAGTTGGAGAAATTCCCTTGAATTGTGCCTAGTGTCATTCACTGTTTAGTGACAGGAGAAAATAAAGAGATTGAAAAACCCAATGACAAAAAAATGTGGACGTTATGCCTTTCACTACTGTGTAGCCCCTCTTCCCCGATTTCTAGTGAGGGAATCAATGATTTCTGGCCCTGGCAGCCATTTTTTTTCTAACAATAATATATGATGGGGCCAGAAAAGATTTGTATTCATAACTGCAAATTTCATGAtgcaataaataagtaaataaaaatttaGAAATCCATAGACATAGAGAAGGAAAAGCAATGTAATGGCCAGTTTCCCACACTTGAGGCAATATAACTTGCAGTTGCTTTAAAATACCTTGTTTGAGCAATGAGCCCATGATTTGGTAGTTTACAATTCCGCCAATTTTATGGGGTTTATAAATATTGTGGGTATGTATAAGTATTTGTATAGCTGTGATTATGCTAGAAAATAAAGTCTAGTTtggcttatttttatttatttgctttattttcctCCAGCCTTTCTCCAAtattgggactcagggcagctaacagcaGATACGATGCCAGGTCTCTTGACAATGAGGTGGCAGGATTAAGTAAAAACATAGTCAATCTGAAATTCAGAGGTATCCAACTAGATCTTTCAGCATTTTGCTTACAACTGTGGTGTCAGTGTTTCTTCATAAGGAGATAGCTGAATATAATATTTGCTCAAAaaattagagggtttttttttacttaaaaccCAGGCCTTGTGATTGCTGAGTTTTCTATTGGGATGGTGCTGCTTCAAAGTGCATTCATAGAAATCTTAAGATGAGCACAGAAGCGCTGCTTCTGAACCACACTTTCTATGGAACTTAAGtagttctctctttttctcccagaAACTAGTGCTAATTGGCACTGAATTGATGATAGGCATAATTTACCATGGATGTGGTTTATCCTCTCCTAAGTCACCTTAATTTGTGTCTGTTATGACATATTGGCCATTTTATGTGCAAAAGCTGTGTCTGTGTATATACGGCATGAGCAAACTgagaccctccaggtgttttggacttcagctcccacaattgctaATAGCCtacccagtttgcccatgcctggtgtatatatatagattgagcaTTCCcaatctggaattctgaaatcaaaACACTCTCAAAATTGAAAACTCCatgtgtggctgagatagtgacatctttgctgaCGATTAAGTgtgcacaaattttgtttcatgcacaaaaattatTAAAGCCATTGTATAAATCTACCTtaaagctatgtgtataaggtatataaaaataatataaaacataaagtttgtgtttagatttgagtCTCATATCTGAGATATCTCATCtgtgtatatacaaatacaggtattccaaagtcCAAAAAACATCTTGTCCCAAGCACATGGGGATACTCGGTGTGAATGTGTGTATACAACTCTgattaaattcatggggtcagcATAAGCCAGGTGTATTGCCTTCAAAAtgcctgtcaatttatgatgacctcattaatttcatagagttttcttaggcaaagaatacttggaagtggttttgccaatttcttcctctgaaataaagcctacagcCCCTGGTAttcgttggtggtctcccatccaagaggGCAGATCCTgctaagcttccaagatcaggcaatGTGTAGCTTTGGGATATTTCTTTGTCCAAAACGTACTGCTCATAACTGAGTTCTACAATCATGAGAAAATGAGATTTCGGTCCCACTTTTGCTTCACCAGATAGAACAGGAAACCACTTTGCAGCTTTTAAGGAGAGTCAATATTGTGTCTAAGGGTGCATACACactgtagaaagaatgcagtttgacaccaattttccatggctcaatgctatggaatcctacaagttgtggtttggtgaggtataggtattatataaatatattttttctcaAAGAAGACACACGAAGGGCAACACTAAAAATTCTAAGAAGTGTAAATTGAAACTTAAACATACActtcttaaaatattaaatataatacagtactgTTAAAATATATAGTTTAAGCCAATATTTTTTGCAGagtattgtcaagagtcagacgccagttaacaaacaaaacagagtttattccgaagataagccaaaaataacataaacacagaaagtaaccttgaaacacttcacttatcagtgtttcaagagtagttt is a window from the Anolis carolinensis isolate JA03-04 chromosome 3, rAnoCar3.1.pri, whole genome shotgun sequence genome containing:
- the trmt10c gene encoding tRNA methyltransferase 10 homolog C; translation: MNTLNMYLLNVVRRSVQLAIQNRMKKDIFLVTPSKVMTCRTLFLSAWLNKNTAPSITEKLDLDGWKDVMRTTVQEEIREGTSESEEDPRVAATRELIEMWRLSGKAVPENISEQDLKILIESPTKTSKKKYLQFLAKKEILKKVKKEKKEKQKAEKRELNPPTQEDGDRELKNTFLLKFWSRSEDALYNWRAAQAMIFGQPLVFDMDYENCMSRREMENAVKQLLESEGMNRRALDPFHLHYCNFKTDGAYHKELIKRYGDAWDKLFVTVTEKAHVEVFPQDQLVYLTADSPNVMQRFEHDKIYIIGSLVDKSIQTGVSLARAKRLNLATARLPLDKYLQWEEGAKNLTLNQMVSILLTLKDTGDWKKALQFVPTRKHAGFMDVSFSKNQIEAWKKSKIHERRVSQEKSQKSFSADSSRQQVQKKWWEDISE